The Methanococcus voltae PS genome segment AATAAAGATTTGGGTATGTAAGTACCTTATTTAATAGGTACGAACATTGAACCTCTTGTAGCACCCATACCTGGGGAACCGTGTTGAACTACAGCTCTTGTTGGTGCAAATTCACCAATGAATCTACCAATAGCTTCTTCAACTAATTTTACTTCTTTGAAAGCTTTACCGTTGTAAATACCGAATGATAAACCAATCATTTCAGGAGTAATCACAAAGTCTCTGCAGTGTGTTCTGATAACTCTTGGTTCTTTTCCTCTATTTACGAGTTTTCTTGCCTTTTTAATTTTCATAACCAATTTTCTTTGGTTTGCAGTAATTCCTCTTTTCATAGTTCTTCTTTGTCTTGAAGGAATTATCTCCATGAATTTTTTTACAGGCATTTCTTGCAACTGTTCTAATGTGTATCCTTTGTATTTGAATTCTACTCTTCTTCTAGGAGCCACATTTTGTTTAGTTGACTTTTTTCTTTTGCCGCCTTTTCCACTAAACTTTTTTTGTCTGGCCATGTTTATTCACCTTAGTAATAATAATCAATTATTTTATAATTGTTAATCTTAAGCATAAATGATTAACTGATTAGCGCAATTATCTTTTGCCACCAGTTCTTCTTGAAGCTATGTGACCAACTTTTCTACCTGGTGATGTGTGTCTTGAAACGCTTGTAGGTTTACCTGTGTGTTGGTGTCTACCTCCCCCGTAAGGGTGGTCTACTGCGTTCATTGCAACACCCCTAA includes the following:
- a CDS encoding 30S ribosomal protein S19 — translated: MARQKKFSGKGGKRKKSTKQNVAPRRRVEFKYKGYTLEQLQEMPVKKFMEIIPSRQRRTMKRGITANQRKLVMKIKKARKLVNRGKEPRVIRTHCRDFVITPEMIGLSFGIYNGKAFKEVKLVEEAIGRFIGEFAPTRAVVQHGSPGMGATRGSMFVPIK